Below is a genomic region from Gemmatimonadaceae bacterium.
GGAGCTTCGCTCGTTACGCGGTAATCCCAACCTGTGCCGGAACATGGAAAGCGTCGTGATGGGCGTGCCCGGCGCCGCGGAGCTGCTCGAGTTGCGCCGCAACCAGTTCCGCGCCGCCGCAAAGGCTCGTGAAGCGGCCGAGCTACAGCCTGCTTCCTGACGCCGGCACACACCATCGCGCTTCCTCTCAACCCATTACCCCGGACGGCGCATGTTCAAGACGATGTTTTTTCTCCACAGACGCATTGGGACGACCTTCGAAGAGTTCCAGCTCTACAGCAGGGACGTGCACGTGCCGATGGTTGGGGCGGTACCAGGGCTCGAGCGGTACGTGATCAACCATGCGGTCGCCAATCCGGCTGCCAATGCGGCCGCCTGCGATGCCGTCGCCGAGCTGTGGTTCGGCTCCGAGCAGGACTTCCAGGCGGCGCTCGTGTCCCCCGAAGGCATCGCCGTGCTCGGCGATCAGGCGAACTAC
It encodes:
- a CDS encoding EthD family reductase; its protein translation is MFKTMFFLHRRIGTTFEEFQLYSRDVHVPMVGAVPGLERYVINHAVANPAANAAACDAVAELWFGSEQDFQAALVSPEGIAVLGDQANYLDLERTHVLIMDEAVII